AAATTCCGCCGCCTTGGCATCCAGCCCGGCGAGCAGCTTTTCAAGCCCCGGCAGCAGCACGTCGCGCACCGACATGGCGGTGGCGATATGCATCGCGGTGGGGAAGGTATCGTTGGAGGATTGACCCATGTTGCAGTGATCGTTGGGATGCACCGGATCCTTGGACCCGATGGTGCCGCCCAGAATCTCGATCGCGCGGTTGGCGATGACCTCGTTGGCGTTCATGTTCGACTGGGTGCCGGACCCGGTCTGCCAGACGACCAGCGGGAAGTTGTCGTCGAACTTGCCGTCGACGACTTCGCCCGCCGCCTGAATGACGGCATCGGCCAGCGTGGCATCCAGCGCGCCGCTGGCCTTGTTCGCCTGGGCGCAGGCCTTCTTGACCACGCCGAGGGCGCGCACGATGGCGACGGGCTGCTTCTCCCAGCCGATGGGGAAGTTCATGATGGAACGCTGGGTCTGCGCGCCCCAATACTTGTCGGCGGGGACTTCAAGCGGGCCGAAACTGTCGCTTTCGGTGCGGGTGTTGGTCATCGTGTCACACTCCGGTTTAGGACGTCGCACAGGCTATAGGCCCTTGGCCCGGCACGCGCAATCGGGCGGCGGGCTGTTAGCGTGCGTCATACGGAGCGGCCGGGGAAGCGCGGGCCGCGCTGGCGGCGGCCCCGATGGTGGCACCGGTGGCGGGTTATTGCACCTTGCGACGAAATTCGAAGACGCGTGCGGGGGGCAGGTTGGCCCAGACGGTGCCACGTTTGCGGGCGGTCAGACCCATGTCGGCCTGCACGTCCTCGGGGATGGGGGCGTTGGGGGAATAGGTGATCTGCACGAAGACACCATCGCGCGACATCACCTTGAACGCGTTGCCCACGACCTCGCGCTGGATCTGCGGCCGGGCCAGCACCGGCACGCCGGAGATCACGCAGCCCAGGTTGGTGACGCCGATGCCCTCGATCTCCTGCGCGGGCTGGTTCAGCACACGGACACCGGGGAACTTGCGGCGCAGTTCCTCGCAGAAACGGGGATTCAACTCCATCAGGATCAGCCGTTCGGGCGCGACGCCCCGGTCAAGAATGGCGCGGGTGAACGACCCGGTGCCCGGCCCGATTTCAAGGATCGGGCCTTCGACGTCCTCGACCCCTTCGGTCATCTTCCGGGCGACGGCGGCGGAGGAGGGGGCGATTGCGGACACCTCCCTGGGGTTGCGCATCATCTCGCCCAGAAAAACCGTAAAATCGCTTGCCATGGTCATACCCCCTCTTGGTCCACGCGAATACGGGGAGAGAAAGGCCAAGCGTGTGAGACGGACAAGGCCCTTGTGACCCGTTTTACAAAAATTTCATCGCAACCGATGATAGGGCGAGGTCAGGCCAAGGGAAGGGCCGCCCCGGCCCCAGCCGCCGATATGGGCAGGGACCGGCCTGTCGGGGGGCGGGCGGCTTTGCCGCGCTTCGGGAAAGAGCGGGCGTGCCGACCAGGCACCAAAGATCAGGCGGGATTACTTCCGGAAGGAATCGAGGGAGACGATTTCGGCGTCCTTGCCCTCCGCCCGATCGGTTGCATCTTCCGTCTCGTCCTGCGCGGTTTCGGGCTGGGCTTCGGCGTCCGGCGGGATGGGCAGCTCGGTGATGTCGGCATCGTCCTCCTCGTCCTCGCCGCTGTCCTGGGTCTCGAACCGCAGGCCGAATTCGACGGAGGGATCGACAAAGGTGCGCAGCGCGTCGAAGGGCACGAACAGCCGCTCCGGGCTGTCGCCGAAATTCAGCGTCACGCCGAACCCGGCATCGGTGACTTGCAGGTCGTCGTACCAATGCTGCATGACCACGGTCATTTCCAGCGGGTAGCGATCACGCAGCCAATCAGCCAGTTCGGCCTCCGGGTGGGTGGTGTCGAAGGTGATGAAGAAATGATGCGCGCCAGGCAGGCCGTCTGCGGCCACGCCTTCCAGCACCTGCTGGATCAACCCGCGCATGGCGCGGTGCATCAGATTTCCGTAGTCAATGGATCGGGACATGGGTCAACCCCGTCGGTCTTTCGATTGAGCATAGGGGATTCGATCCAAAACGGAAGCCGCTCCCCCCCTTTGGTCAATTGCCTAGCCGGAAAATCCGGGAAGGACCAGCCCACGCGACCACCAGGGGCACCATACGACGCCCGCCGGGCCTTGGTACGGGTGGCATGCCGGGGCCGTTGAACACCTGCGGGGCAAGGGTGCGGGCCGGACATGCGGAGGTGCCTCGGCGCACGGGAAAAACCGCCGAACCGGGCGGCGCGAAATTGTGCAGGAAAGAAGGGAGGAGTGCAGGTTTCTGTTGCCAGGTACCTGCGAACCCCGCCTTACGCGGCTAAGCGCAAGGACTTAAGATTCGATAACTCGAACCGCTTACGCGGCCAGAGCCATCGGAGCACGATTGTTATTGGCAATTATGCTTAGCGTACCGATAACGGTGGTAACTCACCGAGACAAAGCAAACCCCTTTAGACGTTCGTCGATCCTGTTTCGGCCCCATGATCCCCCAATAAAGGATGTTTGGTGGAGCCGCCGGGTACCGCCCCCGGGTCCGATCCGCGTATTACGAGCGCGTTTATGTCCATAGTCCGTTGCCGGACAAGGCAGATATAGCGCCCGGGCGGGGGGATTTCAATGGGGGCCGGACAGGGCGATGCGTCGCTCGGGTCCGAGGGGGACGGGGGGCAGGGGCGCTGCTGCTGTGGGTCGTCCTGCGGGTCAATGTCCCCCCGGATTTGCGGAATGGCGACAGGGACCGGTCGGTGCCTGACACCTGAGGGGCGAGTGGTGCGGCGTGGTGCTCTGCCTTGGCGGGTGGCTCCGGTTTTGACCCGCGCACGGGCACAAGGCGCCGTGCCGCGCGGGGCACGGCATTTTTGCCATTGTGTTTGCCCGTTCGACCGCCGTATGATTTCCGAATGGTCCCATGTCCTCGGACTGGACCCATGAGTTTCGCC
This genomic window from Pseudooceanicola aestuarii contains:
- a CDS encoding SspB family protein, translating into MSRSIDYGNLMHRAMRGLIQQVLEGVAADGLPGAHHFFITFDTTHPEAELADWLRDRYPLEMTVVMQHWYDDLQVTDAGFGVTLNFGDSPERLFVPFDALRTFVDPSVEFGLRFETQDSGEDEEDDADITELPIPPDAEAQPETAQDETEDATDRAEGKDAEIVSLDSFRK
- a CDS encoding class I SAM-dependent methyltransferase, with product MASDFTVFLGEMMRNPREVSAIAPSSAAVARKMTEGVEDVEGPILEIGPGTGSFTRAILDRGVAPERLILMELNPRFCEELRRKFPGVRVLNQPAQEIEGIGVTNLGCVISGVPVLARPQIQREVVGNAFKVMSRDGVFVQITYSPNAPIPEDVQADMGLTARKRGTVWANLPPARVFEFRRKVQ